AGGTTACCAACTTACGCTTCACCTGCGAATCATAGGCAGCCGAGCTCTGGAACCAGCTTTCGAACTCGTGTTTGCGGTCGCAATGAAGCGCGTAGCGGATCATGCCGATCCCCGCACCAGATGCAGATGATCCGGCCCGGCCTTGGGATCGGAGACGCCGAAGCGGCGGCCGTGCTGGAGTGACGGGATCGCGCGGCGCGCGGTCTCGACCCTGGCCGGATCGATCTTGGCCATGATGATGCCGGGCTCGACGTCGCCCTCGGCGAGGATCTCGCCCCAGGGATCGATGATCAGCGAGTGACCATAGGTCTCGCGCTTGTTCTCGTGGGTGCCTGCCTGGGCGGCCGCGAAGATGAAGCAGCCGGTCTCGATCGCGCGCGAGCGCAACAGGATGTGCCAGTGCGCTTCGCCGGTCTTGCGGGTGAAGGCGGAAGGAACGGTGATGAAGTAGGCGCCACTTTCGGCGAGCGCGCGGTAGAGCGCGGGGAAACGCACGTCGTAGCAGATCGTCAAGCCAACGCGACCCCAGGGCAGGTCGGAGATGACGGCCGTCTCGCCCGGCTGGTAGTTGGCGGATTCGCGATAGCTCTCGCCGTCCGGCAGCTCGATGTCGAACATGTGGATCTTGTCGTAGCTCGCGAGCACCTGGCCCTCGGGCCCGATCAGGAAAGAGCGGTTGACCGCCTTCTCGGCCGAGAAGCGCAGCGCCAGGGAGCCGACATGGAGATGGATCTTCAGCTCGGCCGCGAGCGCGCGATAGGCCTTCAACGAGGCATCGTCCTCTTCGCTCTGCAGATGCTCGAACAGCGCCTTGCGATTCAGCTGCATCATGTTGCTGACTTCAGGCGTCTGCACGTAGTCGGCGCCCTTGGCCGCCGCCTCCCGGATCAGCTTGGTGGCCTGTGCGAGGCTCGGCTCGGGTAACAGGCCGGTCCGCATCTGGATCATCGCAGCGGTGAAGGTCCTGTCGCTCATGACGCGGCCTTCACGCTTTCGAGCAGGCCGTCGAGCTTGCCCTCGCGATCGAGCGCGTAAAGGTCGTCGCAGCCGCCGATATGGGTTCCGCCGATCCAGATCTGCGGGAAGGTCGAGCCCTCGCCGGCGCGGTCGTACATCTCCTCGCGCCAGGCCGGATTCTGGGCGACGTCGAATTCCGTAAAGGCCGCCTTCTTTCGGGTCAGAAGCGACCTGGCGGCGGAACAATAGCCGCACCCCGGCCTGGTGTAGATCTCGACAGCAGCAGTCATGTCGTCCAGCGCTCTCATGTCATGAATTCATTGAATTATATGGGAGTTTACCTGATCTCGACAACCCGGGCAAAGACCAGCACGTCGACCTGGGCCGCCTTCGCGCGCAGCAGGGCGCGGGCGCAGGCATCCAGGGTCGCACCCGACGTCAGGACGTCATCGACAAGAATGATGCGCCGGCCCTGGATTTCGGCCTGGCGGTCGGGGGATACCTGGAATGCGCCCTGTACATTGGTGGCGCGCTGGGCCCGCGACAGGCCGATCTGCTGCTCGGTGGCGCGCACTCTGCGGAGCACATCGCCGCGCACCTTCACCCCGCTCTGCCGTGAGACGATCTGCGCCAGCGCGCCGGACTGATTGTACCGGCGGCGCCAGGCCCGGCGCCAATGCAGGGGCACCGGCACCAGCATGTCGGCGTCCGCGAGCAGCTCACTGCCCGCACGCGCCATCCAGCGGCCCATGGCGGGTGCGAGGTCCGTCCGGTCCTGGTATTTCAGCGCATGCACCAGCGTGCGCGCGACGTCGTCGTAACGCAACGCCGCGCGGGCGCGCATGTAAGCCGGCGGGCTCGCGATCGCCTCCATCGACAGCATGTCGGGGCCGGGGTCATAGACGAAGGGAATGCCGAGCCGCGGACAATAGGGCCGCTCGATGAACGACAGCCGTGACCAGCACGCCGCGCACACGCCCTCGCCATCGACCGGCTCGCGGCAGGACACGCACAGCGTCGGCAGCGCAATGTCGAGCGCAAGCCGCGCGGCGCGCGACAGCACGTGGCGGCCGGCCGTCCACGCGGCACGAAGGGGTGCGGCGATGGAGCGGGTGCGGGCGGCGTCGGCGTCCATGGAGAGAGGCTAGCGCCGCATGCAACGGATTGCCAGAACCGTCGTGATCGGCGTAACCAGCGGCATGGCTCAGACCCCGCAAACCCCGCCCGCTCTGTTCGATCGCACCTTGCTGCATACGCGACAGCGACGTGCTCGGGCGCTGGGTGATGTGACCTTCCTGCTCGACCGGGTCGCAGAAGACATGTCCGACCGGCTTGCCGCGGTGACGCGCGAGTTTCATGCCCCAGTCGAGCTCTGGACACCAGGGGAGGGGCTCGCCGGATTGCGCACGCGGCTGCCTTCCATCGAACGGATCGCGCTCGATGGGGCGCGCGCGGAGACATTGCCGTTCGCACCCGAGAGCCTCGATCTCGTCGTCTCGGCGCTGGCGCTGCAATTCGTCAACGACCTGCCGGGCGTGCTCGCGCAGATCCGCCGCGCACTGAAACCTGATGGCTTGCTGCTGGCGGCGATGATCGGCGGCGATAGCCTGACCGAGCTGCGCCAGGCCTTTGCCGCGGCGGAGGCCGAATGCGAAGGCGGCGTGTCCCCGCGCGTCGCGCCGTTCGCCGATCTGCGCGACATCGGCGCACTGCTGCAGCGGGCGGGCTTCGCGTTGCCGGTGACCGATGTCGACCGCGTCGTGGTGCGTTATGGCAATGCGTTCGCGCTGATGCAGGATCTCCGCCGCATGGGCGCGACCAATGTGCTGATCGAGCGGCGGCGCACGCCGAGCCGTCGCAGGACCTTGCTGCGCACGGCCGAAATCTACGCCGAACGCTTCGCCGATGCCGACGGCCGCATCCGCGCGACCTTCGACATCATCTGGCTCTCCGGTTGGGCGCCGCATGCAAGCCAGCAGCAGCCGCTGAAGCCGGGATCGGCGAAGGCGAGCCTGGCGGAGGCGGTGAAGAAGGCTGGGAGAGATTGAGCTGCGTCCGTGACCCAGCTCGCCCTCACAGCAGCAAATCGATCAAATGCGGGATCAGCGGAATGTCCGCCGGCGGCATCGGGTAGTCGCGCAGCTTGTTGGCGCGGACCCAGGCGAGGGTCTGGCCTTCGCGCGGCGTGACCTGGCCTTCCCAGCGCCGGCAGATATAGAGCGGCATCAGGAGGTGAAACGTCTCGTAGCCGTAGCTCGCGAAGGTGAGCGGCGCGAGGCACGGCTCGGCGACCGTGATGCCGAGCTCCTCGTGGAGCTCTCGGATCAGGCTCTGCTCCGGCCGTTCGCCGGGCTCGAGCTTGCCGCCGGGAAATTCCCAGAGGCCGGCGAGCGTCTTGCCCTCCGGGCGTTGCGCGATCAGGACGCGCTTGTCGGCATCGACCAGCGCGCAGGCCACCACCAGTGTCAATTTGAGATCGGCCATGCGCAACTGTCGTTCGCTGGAGGTCATCGGTAACCGTCTGTTAACCCCGTTGGGGACCGCGTTCTACGGTCTCAATAAGTCATATTTAATCGGCGGTTCCTAGAGTGGGAACTCTTAAAACCATTCCAGGTCCGATCCATGCGCGCTGCGCTTCGCACTCTCATTCGCCGGTTCGTCCGCGACAACAGCGGCAATATCGCGGTCATCTTCACGATTGCCTGCGTCCCGTTGATCACCGCGGTCGGCTGTGCGATCGACTATTCCCGCGCGACCCAGACCCGCTCCAAGCTTCAGGCCGCCGCCGATGCGGCCAGCGTCGGCTCGATCGCCAAGGCCTCGCCGGCCTTCGTGGCGGCGGGCTCGATGACGTCGGACGGCTCGATTCCCGCCGGCGTGACCGACGCCCAGAACATCTTCGATGCCAACCGCGCCAATCTGACCGGCTACACGCTCAACAGCGTCACGCCGACCGTGGTCAAGAGCGGCTCGACCGTCACCTCGACGGTCGCGTTCAGCGCCAACATCAACACCATGTTCCTCGGCCTGATCGGCAAGACCGCGCTCACCGTGACGGGCACGTCGACCTCGACGGCCAACATGCCGCTTTATGTCGATTTCTATCTCCTGCTGGACAATTCGCCGTCGATGGGCGTGGCGGCGACGCCGGCGGATGTCACCAAGATGGTCAGCAACACGTCCGACAAGTGCGCCTTCGCCTGTCACGACTACAATGACGCGAACAACTACTACAACCTCGCCAAGACGCTCGGCGTGACCACGCGGATCGACGTGCTGCGCAGCGCGACCCAGTCGCTGATGGACACGGCTGCGGCCACCGAGACCTATTCGAACCAGTTCCGCATGGCGATCTACGATTTCGGCGCCGCGTCGAAGACCATCGGCCTGCGCGCGCTGTTCTCGCTGTCGGCGAGCCTGTCGAGTGCCAAGACCGCGGCAGGCTCCATCGATTTGATGGGCGTCTACGGCAACAACGATGCCTATACCGCCGACAAGGACACCCAGTTCAGCACGGTATTCCCGGCGATCAACACGGCAATCACGACGCCGGGCGCGGGCACCTCGGCGGCGCCGATGAAATATCTGTTCTTCGTCTCGGACGGCGTTGCAGACGAATACAACACCGCCTGCTCCAAGCCGACGGTGAGCGGCGGCCGCTGCCAGTCGCCGATCGACGTCTCTCTCTGCACCACGATCAAGAACCGCGGCATCAAGATCGCGGTGCTCTACACCACCTATCTGCAACTGCCGACCAACAGCTGGTACATGACCTACATCGATCCGTTCAACCAGGGACCGTTCGGTCCGTCGCCGAACAGCCAGATCGCGCAGAACATGCAGAGCTGCGCCTCGCCCGGGCTCTATTTCGAGGTGAGCCCGACCCAAGGAATCTCGGACGCGATGAACGCGCTGTTCAAGAAGGCGGTCGCCGACGCGCGCATCGCGGGCTGAGGCCTACGACCGGTAATCCCCGTTGATCGCGACGTACTCCTTGGTGAGATCGCAGGTCAGCACGCGGTCGCGACCCTTGCCGAGGCCGAGCGAGACCTTGATCGCGATCTCCGGGGCCTTCATCGCTTCCGACACCTGCGCCTCGTCATAATCAGGATCGCGCGCGCCGCTCTTGGCGACGCGGATGCCGTTGAAGGAGATCGACAGCTTGTCGCGATCGGCCGGCTCGCCGGCCTTGCCGACGGCCATGACCACGCGGCCCCAATTGGCGTCTTCGCCGGCGATCGCGGTCTTCACCAGCGGTGAGTTCGCGATCGACATCGCGATCTTTCGGGCCGAGGCCTTGGTCTTGGCGCCCTCGACGGTGATCTCGACCAGCTTGCGCGCGCCTTCGCCGTCGCGGGCGACCTGCTCGGAGAGATTGGCGAGGATCTGGTTGAAGGCCTTCACGAAGGGCTTCAGGCGCGGATCGCTGGCGCGGCTGATCTTGGGCGCGCCGTGCTGGCCGGCGGCGCCGGTGGCGAACGCCAGCAGCGTGTCGGAGGTCGAGGTGTCGCCGTCGATCGTGACCGCGTTGAACGTGTCCTCGACGCCGGCCTTGAGCAGCGCCTGGAGCGCGGCGGGCGCGATCGGGGCGTCGGTGAAGATGAAGGACAGCATCGTCGCCATGTCGGGAGCGATCATGCCGGCGCCCTTGGCCATGCCGTTGATGGTGACCTTGGCCTTGCCGAGCTTCACGGTCGCGGTCGCGACCTTGGGGAAGGTGTCGGTGGTCATGATCGCCTTGGCGGCGGCGAGGTAATCGCCGGCTTCCGCGGTCTCGGCCAGGCGGCCGAGCACGCCGTCGAACTTGGTCGCGTCCAGTGGCTCGCCGATCACGCCGGTCGAGGCCAGGAAGATCTCACTCTCGCTGCAACCGACGGCCTTGGCCGCGATCTTCGCGGTCAGCGCGGTCGAGCCGCGGCCGGTCTTGCCGGTGAAGGCGTTGGCATTGCCGGAATTGACGACCAGGGCGCGGGCCTTGCCGCCCTTCAGTTTTGCACGGCACCATTCGACCGGCGCGGACGGGCACTTCGACTTGGTGAAGACACCGGCCACCGCGGTGCCCTTGTCCATGATCGCCAGCAGCACGTCGGTGCGGTTCTTGTAGCGGATGCCGGCCTCGGCCGTCGCAAGACGGACGCCCGCGATCACGGGCATGTCAGGGACGTTCTTCGGGGCGAGCGGGGAGACTGATGAGGACATCGCTGGGTGCCTTGGTGAGGTCTGGATATGCAGATGCCCGGCCCCTCTTTGCGGGGCCGGGCATCTGGTAGGCTTAAATACTCTTCGCGTCGCCGAAGTGACAGCGAATTCTTACTTCTTGGCGGGAGGCGCCATCTTGCTGTCGGCCGGCTTCGCATCAGCAGGCTTCGCATCGGCCGGCTTGGCATCCTTGGACGCGTCCGCCGCCGGCTGGTCCAGCCGCTCGACCTTCGCCTCGGCGCGGAGCTTGGCGACGTAGTCGGCCTGGGCCTTGCGGGTGACGTACTGCTCGATCTGCGGCTTGACCTGGTCGAACTCCGGCGCCTTGCGGTTGCGCTTTTCCTCGACCTTGATGATGTGCCAGCCGAACTGCGACTTCACGGGGTCGGAGATCTTGCCCGGCTCGAGCGAGAACGCGACGGCCGAGAATTCCGGCACCATCTGTTCCTTGGTGAAGAAGCCGAGGTCGCCGCCGTCGGCGGAGCCCGGATCCTTGGACTTCTTCTTGGCCAACTCGGCGAAATCGGCGCCCTTGTCCAACTCGGCCTTCACCGCCTTGGCCTCGTCCTCGGTTTCGACCAGGATGTGGCGGGCGCGCACTTCCTGCTCGCCGGTGATCTGCTTGGAGGCCTCCTCATAGACCTTCTTCATGGCGTCGTCGGTGGTCGCCGCCTTGCCTTCCTGGGCCAGCAGGCTGTCCATGAGCAGGCGGTTGCGGGCAAACGCCATCCGCTTCTTGAACTCGTCGCTGTCGGCGACCTTCTTGTCATCGGCCGCCTTGGCCACGATCTTCATGTCGATCAGGAAGGAGAGGACGTTCTCGTCCTTGGTCGCCGGGTCCATCTGGGCGAGGCTCGGTCCGAGCTCTTCCTCGGCCATGGTGACGTCGCTCTTCTTGATTTCAGCGCCATTGACCTTGGCCAGAACCGGATCGTCGGCCGCCCGGAGCGGGCCCGCGAACGCCAGGGACAGCGCCAGGGCCAGGAAGCCAGCCAGGGCGGATGCATGGCGAAAACGCTGGCCGGTGGTTACCGGGAACGAGGTGGTCATGGAAAATCCTTATGTTGAAGCAGGGGCTGCTTAAGCGCGGCGGACACTCGCCCAATCGCGGAGGCTTGGCAACGCGAAAAGTCTGTCAAAATGATGAATTAGCCGCAATGCGCCCGCCGTTGACAAGGCCCTGACCGGGCCATATCTCTGCGCGGTCGCGACCATGGCGATGGCGTTTATTTTGCTGCGTTTTTGGCCGTTGAACCCAGACTAGCCCAATTCCCACCCATATGGCGGATGACCCCCGATAGTCCGGGCTCTGGCACCATAAGGCGTCACGGTGAGTTGATGGGCCGGAGGGTGACAACTTCTTGGCTGCAACGCGGTTGAATCGCGAACACAGGAACTAGGCATGATCGGCGCGCTCGCCCGCAAGTTTTTCGGCTCCGCCAACGACCGGCGGGTGAAGGGATACCAGTCCCGCATCAACGCGATCAATGCGCTTGAGCCTGAGGTCTCGAAACTCTCCGACGAGGCGCTCAAGGCCCGCACCGCCGAGTTCAAGAAGCAGCTCGCCGAAGGCAAGACGCTCGACGACCTGCTCGTTCCCGCCTTCGCCACGGTGCGCGAGGCCGCCAAGCGCACGCTCGGCCAGCGCCATTTCGACGTCCAGCTGATCGGCGGCATGGTGCTGCACGAGGGCGACATCGCCGAGATGAAGACCGGCGAAGGCAAGACGCTGGTTGCAACGCTCGCGGTCTACCTCAACGCGCTCGCGGGCAAGGGTGTCCATGTCGTTACCGTCAACGACTACCTCGCCCGCCGCGACTCCGGCTGGATGGGCCAGATCTACGGCTTCCTCGGCATGACCACGGGCGTGATCGTCCACGGCCTCGACGATGCCGAGCGCAAGGCGGCCTATGCCTGCGACATCACCTACGGCACCAACAACGAATACGGCTTCGACTATCTTCGCGACAACATGAAGTACCGGCTCGAGGACATGGTCCAGCGGCCGCACTTCTTCGCCATCGTCGACGAAGTCGACTCCATCCTGATCGACGAAGCGCGCACGCCGCTGATCATCTCCGGCCCGCTCGACGACCGTTCGGATTTCTACAACACCATCGACGGATTCCTGCCCAAGCTCGACAAGACCGACTACGAGGTCGACGAGAAGCAGCGCACCGTGACGCTGACCGAAGGCGGCATGGAGAAGATCGAGACGCTCTTGCGCG
The genomic region above belongs to Bradyrhizobium sp. CCBAU 53338 and contains:
- a CDS encoding peptidylprolyl isomerase, which produces MTTSFPVTTGQRFRHASALAGFLALALSLAFAGPLRAADDPVLAKVNGAEIKKSDVTMAEEELGPSLAQMDPATKDENVLSFLIDMKIVAKAADDKKVADSDEFKKRMAFARNRLLMDSLLAQEGKAATTDDAMKKVYEEASKQITGEQEVRARHILVETEDEAKAVKAELDKGADFAELAKKKSKDPGSADGGDLGFFTKEQMVPEFSAVAFSLEPGKISDPVKSQFGWHIIKVEEKRNRKAPEFDQVKPQIEQYVTRKAQADYVAKLRAEAKVERLDQPAADASKDAKPADAKPADAKPADSKMAPPAKK
- a CDS encoding carbon-nitrogen hydrolase family protein, yielding MSDRTFTAAMIQMRTGLLPEPSLAQATKLIREAAAKGADYVQTPEVSNMMQLNRKALFEHLQSEEDDASLKAYRALAAELKIHLHVGSLALRFSAEKAVNRSFLIGPEGQVLASYDKIHMFDIELPDGESYRESANYQPGETAVISDLPWGRVGLTICYDVRFPALYRALAESGAYFITVPSAFTRKTGEAHWHILLRSRAIETGCFIFAAAQAGTHENKRETYGHSLIIDPWGEILAEGDVEPGIIMAKIDPARVETARRAIPSLQHGRRFGVSDPKAGPDHLHLVRGSA
- a CDS encoding ComF family protein, yielding MDADAARTRSIAAPLRAAWTAGRHVLSRAARLALDIALPTLCVSCREPVDGEGVCAACWSRLSFIERPYCPRLGIPFVYDPGPDMLSMEAIASPPAYMRARAALRYDDVARTLVHALKYQDRTDLAPAMGRWMARAGSELLADADMLVPVPLHWRRAWRRRYNQSGALAQIVSRQSGVKVRGDVLRRVRATEQQIGLSRAQRATNVQGAFQVSPDRQAEIQGRRIILVDDVLTSGATLDACARALLRAKAAQVDVLVFARVVEIR
- the grxC gene encoding glutaredoxin 3, with protein sequence MTAAVEIYTRPGCGYCSAARSLLTRKKAAFTEFDVAQNPAWREEMYDRAGEGSTFPQIWIGGTHIGGCDDLYALDREGKLDGLLESVKAAS
- a CDS encoding methyltransferase domain-containing protein, translating into MAQTPQTPPALFDRTLLHTRQRRARALGDVTFLLDRVAEDMSDRLAAVTREFHAPVELWTPGEGLAGLRTRLPSIERIALDGARAETLPFAPESLDLVVSALALQFVNDLPGVLAQIRRALKPDGLLLAAMIGGDSLTELRQAFAAAEAECEGGVSPRVAPFADLRDIGALLQRAGFALPVTDVDRVVVRYGNAFALMQDLRRMGATNVLIERRRTPSRRRTLLRTAEIYAERFADADGRIRATFDIIWLSGWAPHASQQQPLKPGSAKASLAEAVKKAGRD
- the argJ gene encoding bifunctional glutamate N-acetyltransferase/amino-acid acetyltransferase ArgJ, coding for MSSSVSPLAPKNVPDMPVIAGVRLATAEAGIRYKNRTDVLLAIMDKGTAVAGVFTKSKCPSAPVEWCRAKLKGGKARALVVNSGNANAFTGKTGRGSTALTAKIAAKAVGCSESEIFLASTGVIGEPLDATKFDGVLGRLAETAEAGDYLAAAKAIMTTDTFPKVATATVKLGKAKVTINGMAKGAGMIAPDMATMLSFIFTDAPIAPAALQALLKAGVEDTFNAVTIDGDTSTSDTLLAFATGAAGQHGAPKISRASDPRLKPFVKAFNQILANLSEQVARDGEGARKLVEITVEGAKTKASARKIAMSIANSPLVKTAIAGEDANWGRVVMAVGKAGEPADRDKLSISFNGIRVAKSGARDPDYDEAQVSEAMKAPEIAIKVSLGLGKGRDRVLTCDLTKEYVAINGDYRS
- the mutT gene encoding 8-oxo-dGTP diphosphatase MutT encodes the protein MADLKLTLVVACALVDADKRVLIAQRPEGKTLAGLWEFPGGKLEPGERPEQSLIRELHEELGITVAEPCLAPLTFASYGYETFHLLMPLYICRRWEGQVTPREGQTLAWVRANKLRDYPMPPADIPLIPHLIDLLL
- a CDS encoding TadE/TadG family type IV pilus assembly protein gives rise to the protein MRAALRTLIRRFVRDNSGNIAVIFTIACVPLITAVGCAIDYSRATQTRSKLQAAADAASVGSIAKASPAFVAAGSMTSDGSIPAGVTDAQNIFDANRANLTGYTLNSVTPTVVKSGSTVTSTVAFSANINTMFLGLIGKTALTVTGTSTSTANMPLYVDFYLLLDNSPSMGVAATPADVTKMVSNTSDKCAFACHDYNDANNYYNLAKTLGVTTRIDVLRSATQSLMDTAAATETYSNQFRMAIYDFGAASKTIGLRALFSLSASLSSAKTAAGSIDLMGVYGNNDAYTADKDTQFSTVFPAINTAITTPGAGTSAAPMKYLFFVSDGVADEYNTACSKPTVSGGRCQSPIDVSLCTTIKNRGIKIAVLYTTYLQLPTNSWYMTYIDPFNQGPFGPSPNSQIAQNMQSCASPGLYFEVSPTQGISDAMNALFKKAVADARIAG